From the genome of Streptomyces sp. NBC_00659, one region includes:
- a CDS encoding glycerophosphoryl diester phosphodiesterase membrane domain-containing protein, whose translation MNDTPGWASPGSAPSGEETPDSSGTPRPADQDGANPPEQPSKWSKEQPPPGQWSAPAPQGPAQAPPPPAPGPGWGGRPPGGQGGGYGGWGGPGQGAPGGPGGWGAQAPAAKPGVIPLRPLGVGEILDGAVSTMRAYWRTVLGISLAVAVVTQVAIILVQGFVLDSTDTEALNDPSATVGELSRAMGDALLGSGLVLLVTLLGTIVATALLTSVTSRAVIGKPVTTGEAWRDARPRLARLFGLTLLLPLIAVAILTAGALPGLLVMAGGSAEAGFTLAVFGALAAGVVTLWLMVRFSLASPALMLEKQSIAKSMRRSAKLVRGSWWRVFGIQLLAAIIAFIVESIVVIPFAVLAAALSGDGLTGFLDSSGGDLGWTYLIVSGIGSVIGSMITFPITAGVTVLLYIDRRIRREALDLDLARAAGLQDYGSVASGTTGTTPGS comes from the coding sequence ATGAACGACACTCCGGGCTGGGCGTCGCCCGGATCCGCCCCCTCCGGCGAAGAGACGCCGGACTCGTCCGGCACCCCGCGACCCGCGGACCAGGACGGAGCGAACCCGCCCGAGCAGCCGTCGAAGTGGTCCAAGGAACAGCCCCCGCCCGGTCAGTGGTCCGCGCCCGCCCCGCAGGGGCCCGCGCAGGCCCCGCCGCCCCCCGCGCCCGGCCCGGGCTGGGGCGGCCGTCCGCCGGGCGGCCAGGGCGGTGGATACGGCGGCTGGGGAGGCCCCGGACAGGGCGCTCCCGGAGGTCCCGGCGGCTGGGGCGCACAGGCGCCCGCCGCCAAGCCCGGCGTGATCCCGCTGCGCCCGCTCGGCGTCGGCGAGATCCTGGACGGCGCCGTCTCGACCATGCGCGCCTACTGGCGCACCGTCCTCGGCATCTCGCTGGCCGTCGCCGTCGTCACGCAGGTCGCCATCATCCTGGTCCAGGGCTTCGTCCTGGACAGCACCGACACGGAGGCGCTCAACGACCCCAGCGCCACCGTCGGCGAGCTGAGCCGGGCCATGGGCGACGCCCTTCTCGGCTCCGGTCTCGTCCTGCTCGTCACCCTGCTCGGCACCATCGTCGCGACGGCCCTGCTCACCTCGGTGACCAGTCGCGCCGTGATCGGCAAGCCGGTGACCACGGGCGAGGCGTGGCGGGACGCCCGTCCCCGGCTCGCCAGGCTGTTCGGCCTGACGCTGCTGCTCCCGCTCATCGCCGTCGCGATCCTCACCGCCGGCGCACTGCCGGGTCTGCTCGTGATGGCGGGCGGCTCGGCCGAGGCCGGCTTCACGCTCGCCGTCTTCGGCGCCTTGGCCGCAGGTGTCGTCACCCTCTGGCTGATGGTCCGCTTCTCGCTCGCCTCCCCCGCCCTGATGCTGGAGAAGCAGAGCATCGCGAAGTCGATGCGCCGCTCCGCGAAACTCGTCCGCGGCTCCTGGTGGCGGGTGTTCGGCATCCAGCTCCTCGCCGCGATCATCGCCTTCATCGTGGAGTCGATCGTCGTGATCCCCTTCGCCGTCCTCGCCGCCGCACTGAGCGGCGACGGCTTGACCGGCTTCCTCGACAGCTCCGGCGGCGATCTCGGCTGGACCTATCTCATCGTCAGCGGCATCGGCTCGGTGATCGGATCGATGATCACCTTCCCGATCACCGCGGGCGTCACGGTGCTCCTGTACATCGACCGGCGCATCCGCCGCGAGGCCCTCGACCTCGACCTGGCCCGAGCCGCCGGCCTCCAGGACTACGGCAGCGTGGCCTCCGGAACCACCGGCACCACACCAGGGAGTTGA
- a CDS encoding DUF4129 domain-containing protein gives MNGAGGVLTAVLAGPHTGATTVLALSRSDTPPVTTPREAAREAARRELSKRMYHENDPGLVQRALNAFWDWVDRLFGAASAATPGGTLGLVVIVLTAAAVVAALWWRLGTPHRTRASSATLFDNRPRSAAEHRAAAEAHAAQGHWNQAVQERMRAVVRSLEERALLDPRPGRTADEAAAEASRSLPSHTDRLRASAREFDDITYGGRSGDPRAYQRLTELDRDLERTRPVLTDNAPGTHRNTARDSRQGAAS, from the coding sequence GTGAACGGGGCGGGGGGAGTTCTCACGGCGGTACTCGCGGGGCCGCACACCGGTGCGACAACGGTCCTCGCGCTGTCCCGGAGCGACACACCACCGGTGACCACGCCGCGCGAGGCCGCACGGGAGGCGGCCAGACGCGAACTGTCCAAGCGGATGTACCACGAGAACGACCCCGGCCTCGTCCAACGCGCCCTGAACGCCTTCTGGGACTGGGTCGACAGACTGTTCGGCGCCGCTTCGGCCGCGACACCCGGCGGAACGCTCGGACTCGTCGTCATCGTCCTCACGGCCGCGGCGGTCGTGGCCGCCCTGTGGTGGCGCCTGGGCACTCCGCATCGCACCCGGGCCTCGTCCGCCACCCTCTTCGACAACCGCCCCAGAAGCGCCGCCGAACACCGCGCCGCCGCCGAGGCACACGCCGCCCAGGGCCACTGGAACCAGGCGGTCCAGGAACGCATGCGCGCCGTCGTGCGATCCCTGGAGGAACGCGCCCTGCTCGATCCGCGCCCCGGCCGCACGGCCGACGAGGCCGCCGCGGAGGCAAGCCGCTCCCTGCCCTCCCACACCGACCGGCTGCGCGCCTCGGCACGCGAGTTCGACGACATCACGTACGGCGGCCGATCCGGCGACCCACGCGCGTACCAGCGCCTCACCGAACTCGACCGCGACCTGGAGCGCACGAGGCCCGTACTCACGGACAACGCCCCCGGCACGCACCGGAACACGGCCCGCGACAGCCGCCAGGGGGCCGCCTCATGA